The genome window aaaataatcatatatctGTTACCTTATTTGGAAAAAAGTTTTAGAAGCCAATTTTGGGGTACGTGGAATTATCGTTTCGTATATTACTTTTTGACGTGGAGtatttaaattattcaaaaattctaaaaataatatacatagtTTTCAAAAGAGATGTTtcatgtttatttatatatcaatgtcggaaataagtgacttatttttgaaaataaaataagtaacCGCCCAATCGACTGGCTTGCAAGAGACAGTAATTTGCAAAGGGGATGTGCAGATATGGTAGTTAGTTAGTTGATTCAACTTTGTACACTaggaggggtgtattggattgggattttaaagcatttttttgcattcatgaaatccgagggtattcgattgggattgtttgaaatccattaaaattttgaggtattcaattgggattttaaactatgctacaaaatctagtggtattcaattgggattttaaattatgctttaaaatccgatggtattcaattgggattgtttaaaatccattaaaatctgatggtattcaaatgctgatggattttttttcatttcataaaatgatggattttgtggcatttttcagtgtattttaagttttttgaaatcccaccaaattcaatgggatttcgaagcattgtacctaaatcctatcaactctgcgacatttcatcaagaatccgcaaaaaatcaaaatcccatacaatccattaaaatccatagactaaaaacaatgcattaaaattccaatcgaatacacccccgtagaCCTCTCTCACTTGCCCCTTGATTTGCTCACCCTTTCTGTTCCTCTTTATCCATGCATGTTAGGATCACAACAGAAATATTACACTTTAATTCTTGTTAGTCCTGGGCAGGGTATCtaacattttccttttgaatacTATATGTCAAtaagatttgatgataaatTGTTGGTCAAGTAAATTAGCCAAATATCTGTTCCCAACAATCGGtggtataaataaatataataaaacaccGAAATTGACTAAACAAAGATAGGGTTTGAGTGATTGATGATGTAGCTCAGAGAGTCCCCATGCATAACCTATATTATATGCTCATCTTGATGCCAGATCAAGTAAACTCGACCTAAAGGTAATTCACCTACTACTTAAAAATGCGTTTAATCTGTACAGTGTAGGTggttatatattttagatttgtCTACGTTGGAGAAAAAGCAGTTTGATGCAGTTATTTTAGATcatattacatatacatatgtggAATATTTACGTGTATTAGGTCACATGCATGCACTAGGCTTATCTTGAATACGGTTAGAGGTGGCTACTGGCTAGGGATCAGTTGCCACTTGAAAACATACAGGATGAATTTCACTAGCTAAATATCATACCGTTCCTCTATTATGGATCTGCACCCCTGGGATCGATCAACCATGGTTGGGGTCAAAATTAATACAGACGATTCATGTATTTATTCCGATTAATTGCTCGTAATTTTAAGGAAATAAATTATCTGTGATTAACGTAGCCGAAGCTTAATCGGATATGAAATGTTGAAAGCTTGGATATGATTGAGAAGAGGGAGATATGTATGGAGAATAATTAGTTAAAGAAAGAAGACagttgaaaaacaaaacaaaatgtaAGTTGATGAAAAACATGTCGGATATGTTGATGAGATCGGTGAGAAGTGTGGTTCAAGTAAGAGTGTCAGACACGTGCAATGTGCAAATGCATGCATGTGGTTAGTTTCACTGCTGATGTCTTAGAATATTGCTTGCGTACATTGAGTCGATCTCGACATGAACAAAAGGACCGGTTGCAAGTAGAGTGGTTCGCGAAtaagctcgagttcggctcgataaaagctcgattcgttaagaactcgagctcgaacatgtaaatgtgttcgttaagaaaacgagctcgagccgagcttttagtgtgTTCGGCTTGAgttcggctcgaactcgttcggctcgagctcggctcgttaaaattcgaaaaaaaatcaatattttcatgataatttcgtaatatatatatgttattgaacgccgaatttaacatataatatatcaaatcgatcatGAGGATATTAAcacactaaaaattttatttggcttgctattttaagagtaaagtAGCGGTTTGGCCTTATTTTTctctggctcggctcggctcgactcgtatttgttcgtgaacaagctcgttttcggctcgttagttaacgagctcgagctcgaacacacttttttgttcgataagaaagctcgtctcggctcgactcggtcaaaactcggctcagctcggttcgtgaacagccctagcTGCCAGATCCCGGATCGGTCTTTAAAAAGTACTTAAAatctatataaaataaataaattcagaaccactaaattttatttaattattgatattattaattgattgagATTTTACCGTTGTAGGTCGCTACATATGCGTTTAGCTATTCAACATTCAAGCCCTTAGTTTAGCGTCGGATTCTGACCCTCCAAATTTAACAATGCTGAATAAACAAGAATTTGATATCACATAATAAAACAGTTCTATTTCCCCCTTTCATCGAAAATGGTATTTTGATAACCATCTGTGAAAGtggaatattttatttatatttttaaattttatacaatCATTAAGCAACGCCTTGTACCTCAACCGAAAAAACAAGCAAACCAAAGATAATGAAATGAATTATCCCAAACAAGAATACGTCTGACTTCCACACTTTCTGTTTCAAACCGAGGTATCCTCTTTCTTCAGTTTCTTGTGCTATTGGAAGAAGCCCAACAAGCTTTCCATCATTGCCCTTCAAGAATGAATCAATTCAATAGCTCTTCAGAAAGGGACATTAAACTGAAGCTACTTAGATTGATCAATAAAAGAGTCTAATCCATCTCTCGAAAAGTAAAAGATATAAATGAAAAGAATGGAATATAGTTCTATACTACAGTAAACAGCTAAAGCTTACCataaacaattatatttttatgatgaTTATAATAATACCCAAATTAACCATGCTACAAGCACTTTTCGCTCCAATAATCATATGATGCACGAAAatcgtttaatttttttataattaaaagtagATGTATAATTAAAAGTagatgataaattaaaaatattattaataaaagcccgtgcgaagCGGGCACAAATACTAGTAATTAGTTAAAGCGTGCAACTCAGCTCTATAGACTATAGCTATaaatatttctgattttaatttttttgtttttagttcAATAAATGTTTTAAGTCTagcacaaaaatattttaagctTTCAAATTCTTTCAAATATGCCAAAAATAAGAACTTTGTTATCATTCTGTGTACCACAAACAAAATACACTTCTCACACTTGTTAGTTGTTACAACGTGTTTGAAAATTAGTTTATCAATCATCACTTCCTCTGTTGCTCCTTGCCCCTTGGTGCTCCAACTTTGCTTAAACCTTCTTAAACCTTTGACAAGTACGTGTTATTTACTTTTTCAGTAGTTcttaattattatgtttttttaatttaaaaagataatataactaAACATCAAGATTTATATTTCTTTATctttaacaaattataaaaattgtaattttatttaaaattgttgATAAGAAACATACCTCGAACATTTACATTAGTTTCTTTAGTATTATATCTGTAATTTCACATCTATACACGTCAGTTAGGGGTGGGTTGAAATTTTGACAACTATGATCATGAGTACCAAATAcgagaaaatcatataaattacaaatcatACGTACTATCTACAACTTGTGCATTATTTCATTATAACTTTAAGATGATTAACATTGcaataatatacatttttttagttaaaatagcattttctttgtaataattaataaacatgtctattttaatatttttattaagtaTGCTAAATAAATGTTCTAATTTaacacattaaaaaaaattaataattaggcATTAAAATGCTAACTGATAATTAGCCCAAAGacatactatattttatgagaaaaattaaatgtatttaattataataaaaaagaacTATTTAAAAAGACTATTAAAACATGTTACTAATTAGAAAAATCCATTCGTCCAAATACCGACCGACCATAACTACCaaactttataatattttgactttaataaaatagtatagATGTTATATTTTAGCTTTCAGGTTTGCCcatttgtaaaattaatatgttATTTAAGAGAATGTTTTTTAAACTTCTAGAAAGCTTCATACTAgcatacttattatttttttgtcactactACTTATATTTACCAAGATTAAGAATAGAAAATTCACTTAAATATAGTAAAAAGCTGATGCGGTCAGGTTCATTTAAGAAATGTGGCTTTATAAACTCCTGCGAACCATAAATGGAGGAACTCCATAGAAACAAAACAACATTTTTACCAGTGGCCATGTCAGGTTTTCTTCCCTGAATGCCATCTGAATGAATACCATCTGAAATCTCAGATAGAATATATCCCAATGATCTCTACGGAATTACAAGAGGATATCCCAATGATCTCTACGGTTTAAAAGAGGATTAAACAAAACTTCCCATTTTCTCTGATTCTTAATGATAAAAATTCAGACTTACTTTTCAGTAGACAAGAAATAAATACGGAGCAAGGAATTATAACATGGGCTGGTAAAATCTTGACTTGTTAGTCAGCTAAAGATTTGGTAAGCTAACTATAAGTATCATTTTAGCAGATATGAGGAAACTTCAAGAAATTAAACTAATGCTTCCAAGGGTTCACATATTCTGAAAACAAAGTGCCCAGGAATATTGCGGTGAGGTTTCATCATATCTCAGTGACAACATATTACATTTCCGAGTTCCCTTGATAGGCTTGTAAACTTACAGTGCATCAAAATACAATTGATCAAGTCCACGACAACATATAATTGATCAACACAATTATATTGACACAACAGATTAGCACATAAAATTTTCACATCAACACCATAGCTAAGTCACTTTCTAATACTAAACGATTAAGATTGGTCTCTTAATGATTAGTAGTCATAGATCAAGGACCAAATCGTTAAGCTACTTGTATTATTTTGTGGCTCTACCTAGATCTTGTAGTACTATCAAACGCTGACCCAAAAAGTCTTCCACCATTATAAGTATACCCATTCCGGTCAGATGATCTAGGACGATTATATTCATGAGAAACACCAGGGGGTGTTCGCACTGAATGGAAAAGAAGGTATTAGGGATATCAGAGCAAGCACATCAAGACAGGATGAACTACGCCCTTAGACGTCATAAAAAGTATGTACACAGAGAGAACATAAAtaggaacaaaaaaaaattagaaatgaaAATCATATCACCTTGAGCATAGCCTGATCGTTGCGATGAGAACATATATGATGAATGCGGTGCGGAGTGTGGAGTAATATCTTCAGAGTCATTATACTGTCTTACTTTGGGGGCAGAGCCAAATGCAGGCTTGTCTTGTCCAGAAATCTGTTTTTCATGGGTTCCATCATCAATAAACAAGAATGAATAAGTTATTCTAGACTCCAGGAGCAAAACTAGTAACTCTCAACATATTTCTAAATAAATTTATCTTTAGACTCAAAGAGAAGAACTAGTAACTCGAACATAGCTTCTAGTAATGAGGGAAGCAGTGGCTGCTCGCCAAAGTCTTCAAATAGGGCTGAGAAATAACGAGGCTATGTATCTTTATCAAACCTCAGTTCTGTCTGAGTCCATTTCCCGAAACTAATTTTGGACAAtattttgtatttgtatatgatAAATAGGGATTGAGTTTAGCAATCAAATCATATTTCTTAGGTTCTCGTTTTGTTTAACTATCAAGTATTATACACATAACACTAGGGATCAAAACAACTTAAAGCTAGACTCAGCTAACAAGGACTAAAAGCCGAGGACATTTAAACTGTTATTAGAGAATGTCAAACTCTCCTCAGCTCATTTAGAATCAAAATAGCTTGCTTGACAAAAGATTGGACTTCATAAGACTCTATTACAGTCCTGCTGCAGCAATTAATGTAAGCTAGTATGCATCGTAGTCCAGAAAAAATTGGAAACTAAAATTCAGAAATGCATTTTACTGATGTAGCTAATAGCAATGTGCCCCAAACAGTACAAGAGTCAGTTGGCAACTTACAATGTCGATAAGAGCTAACAAGCATCATTGTGCCAACTGAAGCTTTCAGATTCGTAAGTTTGTAATATATAAGGTAGCTAAAAAGGCAAAGTAAAAGGGGATACCGCAAATCTAAGAGTTCGGTTGTAGAGAGTGACAAGCCCGGAAAATAGCCTGACAGCATAGTCTGCAATCTCCTGCGTTTCATATTCAGCAAACGCGAAGCCCTTGGGTCGATCAGTTTCCCTGTCTCGGGGAATATACAAGTCCACAACACGGCCTGCCTGAATTAATATATCATACAAAACCCTGTCACTCACTCGTTCATCCAGATTGCCTGCCAAGTATAAACACAAAAAGCAAACCTGAATTAGCCTAAACATCTCATCTGACTAATACAACAAAAACAATGACTTAATTGTTGAATTTTAACATAGGCACATTGTAATTACATAAGATTGCAACATCTACTTGTGTAATTGGaaacaaaaattgaaattacaACAAATAAATCATCAGGAAACGATAAGATACACAAAACGAAAGAAAAACAAGAGATGGATAGAGAAAGGACCTATGAAAACGGTGCAATCACGGTCGCCAGACATGATCAATTCAATTGCTTCAAGGGGCTAGGGTTGGGTTTATAAACCACCTGCCTGTAATTGTCGATGTAACTAATACtggcttatagcccgtgcaaggcacgcgTGATCCGTAGCGGTTGCGGGATCCtaggttaaaaaaaatatataatgtgatttaaatatttttcaaaaaatttatatgtttctaaattaaaattgataaacataatttgtttttaaattaagaaaaagattcataaacatgcaataagaaggtataatctattttggattaagaaaaagtttttgtatttgctaatcacataaatccggcttattaattttaaaatatattataaaaaaattgtgacggtgagatttatatgattctacgaataaaactggtaggaaatatttatttgggattaaaaaaatcatatacacgtgaaagacagaatttggtttggattcagaaaaggaattataaatatgcaaggtgatatcagttgtcttgtagaacagaagttaattttccaatctaacggtgcttatttgttcaatataagatccaacggatgataagcttttggaccagaggaccatgcgaccaaattatctcgcttattatatataagtatataatttccCAAGATTATATGCGACttgtttgcaaatattttatttaaatatttatgattaattcgtgatcaatttttaaaaaattatgtaacttttttcaaaaaaaaataaataaataaattatgtaactaaattattgattatattttgatttaattataaaaactgATCTATTAAATCGATAAAATCTCAATAAATTTTAAACGGTAGGTCAGACGATTAGTTTTGATTCCAATATATATAAGATTTGACTTACAAAACCGTTTAAATTTATtgcttttacttttttaatattttaatgtttattCTCTTTTTCTGAAAGTAAtgttttaatttcaaacaaactATTTTTTTCCAATAATTTCTTATTCTATATGATATCTTCTTATTATCATACTTTACTTTATTAATCATACTTATGTTTTTCTACCTGTCtattacacaaatataaaatatatcttatttaaatattattaattattcccGCAAACTCAACTGCATCcgacaaattattttttaaggaTAATTTCTATGAAATCACTGTATAATTGACTTTCTCCATTG of Daucus carota subsp. sativus chromosome 3, DH1 v3.0, whole genome shotgun sequence contains these proteins:
- the LOC108211531 gene encoding spliceosome-associated protein 49 isoform X2, whose protein sequence is MSGDRDCTVFIGNLDERVSDRVLYDILIQAGRVVDLYIPRDRETDRPKGFAFAEYETQEIADYAVRLFSGLVTLYNRTLRFAISGQDKPAFGSAPKVRQYNDSEDITPHSAPHSSYMFSSQRSGYAQGQ
- the LOC108211531 gene encoding spliceosome-associated protein 49 isoform X1 produces the protein MSGDRDCTVFIGNLDERVSDRVLYDILIQAGRVVDLYIPRDRETDRPKGFAFAEYETQEIADYAVRLFSGLVTLYNRTLRFAISGQDKPAFGSAPKVRQYNDSEDITPHSAPHSSYMFSSQRSGYAQVRTPPGVSHEYNRPRSSDRNGYTYNGGRLFGSAFDSTTRSR